The following is a genomic window from Candidatus Margulisiibacteriota bacterium.
CCCTTCCAGACTTTGTTTTTAAGTATTGTTCAAATCGTAATGCTTGCTCTCTACTAGTAAAAGCAATAAAAGTTTTAATTTTCCATGGAAGAAATTTAGCTGTGTAACTAACTTCGCCAGAGTTATGAGCTATTAGTCTTTGTTCTAGATTTTCAGTAAATCCAGTATAGAATCTATTTGAAAAGGGAATAGAATTCAGAATATAAACATAATACATAATATAATCTGGCCTGCCGAGTCGAAGTTCGAAGCAACAGAACTGTATCTATAATAAGCCCGGCTTCGTCTAGCGACTTCACCGCGGCTAGTCTTCGTAATCTCGCTTCGCTTCGAACGAAGACTGGAGCGGGAGACGGGTCTCGAACCCGCGACCTCAAGCTTGGAAGGCTGGTGCTCTACCAACTGAGCTACTCCCGCTTATGAAACGTGGTTATTATAACAAGGATAACTATAAACAACAACTACGGAATAAATTCATATTA
Proteins encoded in this region:
- a CDS encoding GIY-YIG nuclease family protein translates to MYYVYILNSIPFSNRFYTGFTENLEQRLIAHNSGEVSYTAKFLPWKIKTFIAFTSREQALRFEQYLKTKSGRAFATKRL